From Demequina capsici, one genomic window encodes:
- a CDS encoding potassium channel family protein, with product MHIVILGCGRTGASLAMEFEARGHSVAIIDQAADAFRRLPADFKGQKITGIGFDRETLASAGVEDAYAFAAVSSGDNSNILAARVVRETYGVDNVVARIADPGRAEVYRRLGIPTVAPVPWTAAQMVDRMLPGGVDEVFHDPAVGVAVRRIAVNAEWIGATYVTLEAAMKARLAYVVRFGECVLPDQTTLIQSGDEAYFAVPDAVAAAAQRVAARRPGGER from the coding sequence GTGCATATCGTGATCCTCGGGTGCGGACGCACCGGCGCGTCCCTGGCGATGGAGTTCGAGGCCCGGGGGCACTCGGTGGCGATCATCGATCAGGCAGCCGACGCATTCCGTCGCCTGCCCGCCGACTTCAAGGGCCAGAAGATCACCGGCATCGGCTTCGACCGCGAGACGCTCGCGTCGGCGGGGGTCGAGGACGCCTACGCGTTCGCCGCGGTCTCGAGCGGCGACAACTCGAACATCCTCGCCGCCCGCGTGGTCCGCGAGACGTACGGGGTGGACAACGTCGTCGCCAGGATCGCCGATCCAGGACGCGCCGAGGTGTACCGCAGGCTAGGCATCCCCACGGTCGCGCCGGTCCCTTGGACCGCCGCCCAGATGGTGGACCGCATGCTCCCGGGTGGCGTGGACGAGGTCTTCCACGACCCCGCCGTGGGCGTCGCCGTGCGCCGCATCGCGGTCAACGCGGAGTGGATCGGCGCCACCTATGTCACCCTCGAGGCCGCCATGAAGGCCCGGCTCGCGTACGTGGTGCGGTTCGGCGAGTGCGTCCTTCCCGACCAGACGACCCTGATCCAGTCGGGCGACGAGGCCTACTTCGCCGTCCCCGACGCCGTCGCGGCCGCCGCCCAGCGCGTCGCCGCCCGACGCCCGGGAGGCGAACGATGA
- a CDS encoding DUF4193 domain-containing protein, with translation MATDYDAPRKTDDEISADSIEELKARRADKSSGVVDEDETEAAEGFELPGADLSGEELSVRVLPPQQDEFTCMSCFLVHHRSQLAEFRGEDPICSECAA, from the coding sequence ATGGCCACCGATTACGACGCCCCCCGGAAGACCGACGACGAGATCTCGGCGGACTCCATCGAGGAGCTGAAGGCGCGCCGCGCCGACAAGAGCTCGGGTGTGGTCGACGAGGACGAGACCGAGGCTGCCGAGGGATTCGAGCTGCCAGGTGCTGACCTGTCCGGCGAGGAGCTCTCCGTGCGAGTCCTCCCGCCGCAGCAGGACGAGTTCACCTGCATGAGCTGCTTCCTCGTGCACCACCGCAGCCAGCTCGCCGAGTTCCGTGGCGAGGACCCGATCTGCTCGGAGTGCGCGGCCTGA
- the acnA gene encoding aconitate hydratase AcnA: MSVNTLGAKATLAVGDRSYEIYRLDAVPGLERLPYSLKVLAEALLRTEDGANITADHVKALASWDPSAEPDTEIQFTPARVVMQDFTGVPCVVDLATMREAVAELGGDPSVINPLAPAEMVIDHSVVIDVFGRKDALELNTALEYERNRERYQFLRWGQTAFDNFKVVPPGTGIVHQVNLEYLARGVMTKETDGTTQAYPDSCVGTDSHTTMINGLGVLGWGVGGIEAEAAMLGQPVSMLIPRVVGFKLTGAIPAGATATDVVLTITEMLRHHGVVGKFVEFYGEGVGAVPLANRATIGNMSPEFGSTAAIFPIDGVTLDYLRLTGRSADQVALVEAYTKEQGMWHDPSAADYVEPQFSEYLELDLSTVVPSIAGPKRPQDRVSLSESKPQFEKAISQVRAGDAKDATYVNEAGETVPLKDGDVVIASITSCTNTSNPSVMLAAALLARNANARGLASKPWVKTSMAPGSQVVTDYYEKAGLWPDLEALGFHLVGYGCTTCIGNSGPLPEPVSGAVNEHDLTVVSVLSGNRNFEGRINPDVKMNYLASPPLVIAYALAGTMDFDFETEPLGQDADGKDVLLKDIWPDASEVEAIVGSSITQEMFSKDYADVFAGDARWQGLPTPDGKTFVWEDDSTYVRKPPYFEGMGIEPEPVQDIAGARVLALLGDSVTTDHISPAGSIKADSPAGRYLAEHGVERRDFNSYGSRRGNHEVMIRGTFANIRLKNLLLADDEGNVVEGGYTKNLLTGEQESIYDAAQAYAEAGVPLVVLAGKEYGTGSSRDWAAKGTSLLGVRAVIAESFERIHRSNLIGMGVLPLQFPAGESAASVGLDGTETFSIAGVTAFSDGDHPRTLPVTATKTDGSVVEFDAVVRIDTPGEADYFRNGGILQYVLRSLVTA, translated from the coding sequence ATGAGCGTGAACACCCTGGGAGCCAAGGCGACGCTGGCCGTGGGAGACCGTAGCTACGAGATCTACCGGCTCGACGCCGTGCCAGGGCTCGAGAGGCTCCCGTACTCGCTCAAGGTTCTTGCGGAGGCGCTTCTGCGCACCGAGGACGGCGCGAACATCACCGCCGACCACGTCAAGGCGCTCGCCTCGTGGGATCCTTCCGCGGAACCCGACACCGAGATCCAGTTCACCCCTGCGCGCGTCGTCATGCAGGACTTCACCGGCGTGCCCTGCGTCGTGGACCTCGCCACCATGCGCGAGGCCGTCGCGGAGCTCGGCGGCGACCCGAGCGTGATCAACCCGCTCGCGCCCGCCGAGATGGTGATCGACCACTCCGTGGTGATCGATGTCTTCGGCCGCAAGGACGCGCTCGAGCTCAACACCGCGCTCGAGTACGAGCGCAACCGCGAGCGCTACCAGTTCCTTCGCTGGGGTCAGACCGCCTTCGACAACTTCAAGGTGGTCCCGCCCGGCACGGGCATCGTCCACCAGGTCAACCTCGAGTACCTGGCGCGAGGCGTCATGACGAAGGAGACCGACGGCACCACCCAGGCGTACCCCGACTCGTGCGTGGGCACCGACTCGCACACCACGATGATCAACGGCCTGGGCGTGCTCGGTTGGGGCGTCGGAGGCATCGAGGCCGAGGCGGCCATGCTCGGCCAGCCCGTGTCGATGCTGATCCCGCGCGTCGTCGGCTTCAAGCTGACGGGAGCCATCCCGGCGGGTGCCACCGCCACCGACGTCGTGCTCACCATCACCGAGATGCTGCGCCACCACGGCGTGGTCGGCAAGTTCGTCGAGTTCTACGGCGAGGGAGTGGGCGCGGTGCCGCTGGCCAACCGCGCCACGATCGGCAACATGAGCCCTGAGTTCGGCTCCACTGCCGCGATCTTCCCGATCGACGGCGTCACCCTCGACTACCTGCGCCTCACCGGTCGCTCCGCGGACCAGGTGGCGCTCGTCGAGGCGTACACGAAGGAGCAGGGGATGTGGCACGACCCGTCCGCTGCGGACTACGTCGAGCCGCAGTTCTCCGAGTACCTCGAGCTCGACCTGTCGACCGTGGTGCCGTCGATCGCCGGACCCAAGCGCCCGCAGGACCGCGTGTCGCTGTCAGAGTCGAAGCCGCAGTTCGAGAAGGCGATCTCCCAGGTCCGCGCGGGCGACGCCAAGGACGCCACCTACGTCAACGAGGCGGGCGAGACCGTGCCGCTGAAGGACGGCGACGTCGTGATCGCGTCGATCACGTCGTGCACCAACACCTCGAACCCCTCGGTGATGCTCGCCGCAGCGCTGCTCGCGCGCAACGCCAACGCCAGGGGCCTCGCGTCGAAGCCGTGGGTCAAGACATCCATGGCGCCCGGCTCGCAGGTCGTCACCGACTACTACGAGAAGGCAGGGCTCTGGCCTGACCTCGAGGCTCTCGGATTCCACCTCGTCGGCTACGGCTGCACCACCTGCATCGGCAACTCCGGCCCGCTGCCGGAACCTGTCTCGGGCGCCGTGAACGAGCACGACCTCACCGTCGTGTCGGTCCTGTCCGGCAACCGCAACTTCGAGGGCCGCATCAACCCTGACGTCAAGATGAACTACCTCGCGTCGCCGCCGCTGGTGATCGCGTATGCGCTCGCCGGCACGATGGACTTCGACTTCGAGACCGAGCCGCTCGGCCAGGACGCCGACGGGAAGGACGTGCTGCTGAAGGACATCTGGCCCGATGCCTCCGAGGTCGAGGCGATCGTCGGTTCCTCCATCACGCAGGAGATGTTCTCGAAGGACTACGCCGACGTCTTCGCGGGCGACGCGCGCTGGCAGGGCCTTCCCACCCCGGACGGCAAGACCTTCGTGTGGGAGGACGACTCGACCTACGTGCGCAAGCCTCCGTACTTCGAGGGCATGGGGATCGAGCCCGAGCCGGTGCAGGACATCGCCGGCGCCCGCGTGCTCGCGCTGCTCGGGGACTCCGTCACGACCGACCACATCTCGCCCGCAGGCTCGATCAAGGCCGACAGCCCCGCGGGCCGGTACCTCGCGGAGCACGGTGTGGAGCGTCGCGACTTCAACTCCTACGGTTCCCGTCGAGGCAACCACGAGGTCATGATCCGCGGCACCTTCGCGAACATCCGCCTGAAGAACCTGCTGCTCGCCGACGACGAGGGCAACGTCGTCGAGGGCGGCTACACGAAGAACCTCCTCACGGGCGAGCAGGAGTCGATCTACGACGCCGCGCAGGCGTACGCCGAGGCTGGCGTCCCGCTGGTGGTGCTCGCGGGCAAGGAGTACGGCACCGGTTCGTCACGCGACTGGGCCGCGAAGGGCACCAGCCTGCTGGGCGTCAGGGCGGTCATCGCGGAGAGCTTCGAGCGCATCCACCGGTCCAACCTCATCGGCATGGGGGTGCTCCCGCTGCAGTTCCCTGCGGGCGAGTCGGCAGCGTCGGTCGGGCTCGACGGCACCGAGACGTTCTCGATCGCAGGGGTCACCGCGTTCAGCGACGGCGATCACCCGCGCACCCTGCCCGTCACCGCCACGAAGACGGACGGCTCGGTCGTGGAGTTCGACGCGGTGGTCCGCATCGACACCCCCGGCGAGGCGGACTACTTCCGCAACGGCGGGATCCTCCAGTACGTCCTGCGGTCGCTCGTCACGGCCTGA
- a CDS encoding potassium channel family protein → MKVLICGAGSVGRSIASDLISHGHDVLLMDNQPTAMRVAQVPQAEWMLADACELAALREAGVEEMDVVVAATGDDKANLVVSFLAKTEFAVPRTVARVNNPRNEWMYDTQWGVDVAVSTPRIMTAMVEEAVAVGDLVKVFTFHQSGASIIEVTLPKTSPVVGALMREIPWPADTVLSCIIRGDRTIAPTPEDTLEAGDELLFIVSAEAEPQALQDVLRSAPGTR, encoded by the coding sequence ATGAAGGTGCTGATCTGCGGCGCGGGCTCGGTGGGCCGCTCCATCGCCTCCGACCTGATCTCGCACGGTCACGACGTGCTGCTGATGGACAACCAGCCGACGGCGATGCGCGTGGCCCAGGTGCCGCAGGCCGAGTGGATGCTCGCCGATGCGTGCGAGCTCGCTGCGCTGCGCGAGGCGGGGGTCGAGGAGATGGACGTCGTCGTGGCCGCGACCGGTGACGACAAGGCCAACCTCGTCGTGTCGTTCCTCGCGAAGACGGAGTTCGCGGTGCCCCGCACGGTGGCCCGCGTGAACAACCCCCGCAACGAGTGGATGTACGACACTCAGTGGGGCGTCGACGTCGCGGTGTCTACGCCGCGCATCATGACCGCGATGGTCGAGGAGGCGGTGGCGGTCGGCGACCTGGTGAAGGTGTTCACGTTCCACCAGTCGGGCGCGTCCATCATCGAGGTGACGCTGCCAAAGACCTCACCCGTGGTCGGGGCGCTCATGCGGGAGATCCCGTGGCCCGCCGACACCGTGCTGTCGTGCATCATCCGCGGCGACAGGACGATCGCCCCCACCCCCGAGGACACGCTCGAGGCCGGGGACGAGCTGCTCTTCATCGTGTCGGCGGAAGCGGAGCCTCAGGCTCTTCAGGACGTTCTACGGTCCGCACCAGGAACCAGATAG
- a CDS encoding DUF3159 domain-containing protein gives MTADDGERQPGLAALLSSEEFSLHQAIGGWRGFAESVAPGLVFVVAFLVWGGFRVPVIASVATVVVLVVARLVGRTPITQALSGVVGVALGAVWAWRAGDAGEYFLPGLWINAAWAAGVLLTMVVRWPLVGVVVALLRGGGMAWRKVPAAMRRYQWGTALLAGMFVLRLLVQVPLYLADRVAVLGTAKLAMGLPLTALTLWAIWFLVRTVERPEEPEAPLPPTR, from the coding sequence ATGACGGCCGACGACGGCGAGCGTCAGCCGGGGCTCGCCGCGCTGCTGTCGTCCGAGGAGTTCTCGCTCCACCAGGCGATAGGAGGATGGCGAGGGTTCGCGGAGTCGGTCGCACCCGGACTCGTCTTCGTGGTCGCCTTCCTTGTGTGGGGCGGCTTCAGGGTGCCGGTGATCGCCTCGGTCGCGACGGTCGTCGTCCTGGTGGTCGCTCGCCTGGTCGGGCGCACCCCGATCACGCAGGCGCTGTCCGGCGTCGTCGGCGTCGCGCTCGGTGCGGTGTGGGCCTGGCGCGCAGGCGATGCGGGGGAGTACTTCCTGCCAGGTCTGTGGATCAACGCGGCCTGGGCCGCAGGGGTCCTTCTCACGATGGTCGTCAGATGGCCCCTCGTCGGGGTCGTCGTGGCCTTGCTGCGTGGCGGGGGCATGGCGTGGCGCAAGGTCCCTGCCGCGATGCGTCGGTACCAGTGGGGCACGGCGCTGCTCGCGGGCATGTTCGTGCTGAGGCTGCTGGTGCAGGTGCCCCTCTATCTCGCGGACCGGGTCGCCGTGCTGGGAACCGCGAAGCTCGCGATGGGACTGCCTCTGACGGCGCTGACGCTGTGGGCTATCTGGTTCCTGGTGCGGACCGTAGAACGTCCTGAAGAGCCTGAGGCTCCGCTTCCGCCGACACGATGA
- the dut gene encoding dUTP diphosphatase, translating into MTDVDVLLSTTSPDVPTPAYSHPGDAGADLTTRIAVTLAPGERATVPTGVRIALPDGYVAFVHPRSGLASRHGVTVVNAPGTVDAGYRGEIAVTLLNTDAGEPISFEVGDRIAQLVIQRVERARFVEVETLPGSHRGEGGFGSTGVDTAGAPA; encoded by the coding sequence ATGACAGACGTCGACGTGCTCCTCAGCACGACCTCCCCGGACGTCCCGACCCCCGCGTACTCCCATCCGGGAGACGCGGGGGCCGACCTCACGACGCGCATCGCGGTGACGCTCGCCCCTGGCGAGCGCGCCACGGTGCCGACCGGCGTGCGCATCGCGCTTCCCGATGGTTACGTCGCCTTCGTCCACCCTCGCTCCGGCCTCGCGTCGCGGCACGGCGTCACCGTGGTGAACGCGCCCGGCACCGTCGACGCCGGCTATCGCGGCGAGATCGCTGTGACGCTTCTCAACACCGACGCCGGCGAGCCCATCTCGTTCGAGGTGGGGGACAGGATCGCCCAGCTGGTCATCCAGCGTGTGGAGCGGGCCCGATTCGTCGAGGTGGAGACCCTGCCCGGGTCGCATCGAGGCGAGGGCGGCTTCGGCTCCACCGGCGTGGACACCGCGGGAGCGCCCGCATGA
- a CDS encoding OB-fold nucleic acid binding domain-containing protein: protein MTGAMLLERVTPACDLEPRSVARVAGRIVAVQVEPADAAPTVVARIDDGTGFVHAVFMGRREVPGIEPGRTVDVEGRVCETTAEPRIYNPRYELR, encoded by the coding sequence ATGACGGGAGCGATGCTGCTCGAGCGCGTGACGCCCGCGTGCGACCTTGAGCCGCGCAGCGTGGCACGCGTCGCAGGACGCATCGTGGCCGTGCAGGTCGAGCCCGCGGACGCCGCACCCACCGTGGTCGCGCGCATCGATGACGGCACGGGCTTCGTGCACGCCGTCTTCATGGGTCGACGGGAGGTGCCGGGCATCGAGCCTGGCCGCACCGTCGACGTCGAGGGCAGGGTCTGCGAGACGACAGCGGAGCCACGCATCTACAACCCGCGTTACGAGCTCCGATGA
- a CDS encoding APC family permease — translation MRRFLNSLKGLVFGRPVSSDHAAPVMLRTRMALPVFGAGLLSAVAYAPDAIIDSLRRGGQQAASMSVGIGVVVILMLLALAYRDNVRSRPDERADYGLVRDVLGAGPGVVTGAALLIDYLFTVAVSVSAITGVITFTVPELRGWARVIGVGVIAVMTLASLRGIRDRTRVLLTVWFGFLVVIGILMLVALVFPATDVVAPDAVHDPTRSVLVAFAGAISSGAVMVTGIEHLASSGPFHAPPRGVRAGRTVLTAAAAASVAFLTVIWLAWRFRVTGWVQGPVLLQVTEKVTDQALAVWIVGLSAAAILYSAAFAVFRRFSNLASLLARDAYLPRQLSMANDRLVFRGGVLLVAGASALVVIAANANLLALVHMYVIGVFSSIVLSQLAMVRHFGEALTREASRSKRRRLQARRTLHGTAVVVASAVLIVVAVFNFVAGAWIALVAIVGLVVLMRSISTHYARMREDVRLTPDDRSDALPSSTHGVVLVAQLHRPAMRALAVAKAARHARLEAVAVAIDRTAAAQLQREWGRRRMGMPLIVLDSPFRDLVGPVLEYVRSLHRESPRDVVVVYVPEYVVGRWWERFLHNKASQRLRDQLLSVPNVVVSAVPWQLESARVRSAQVRASRAAEGQEQS, via the coding sequence GTGCGACGGTTTCTGAACAGCCTGAAGGGCCTCGTGTTCGGCCGCCCGGTGTCCTCCGACCATGCGGCTCCGGTGATGCTGCGCACCCGGATGGCGCTCCCCGTGTTCGGGGCGGGGCTGCTGTCGGCCGTCGCCTACGCGCCCGACGCGATCATCGACTCGCTCCGCAGGGGCGGCCAGCAGGCCGCGTCGATGAGCGTCGGCATCGGCGTGGTCGTGATCCTGATGCTGCTGGCCCTCGCGTACCGGGACAACGTGCGCAGCCGGCCCGACGAGCGCGCGGACTACGGCCTGGTCCGTGACGTGCTGGGGGCGGGGCCCGGCGTCGTGACCGGCGCCGCGCTGCTGATCGACTACCTGTTCACCGTCGCCGTGTCCGTATCGGCCATCACGGGCGTCATCACCTTCACCGTCCCCGAGCTGCGCGGCTGGGCCCGGGTGATCGGCGTGGGCGTCATCGCGGTCATGACGCTCGCGAGCCTGCGAGGGATCCGCGACCGGACCCGCGTCCTCCTGACCGTCTGGTTCGGCTTCCTGGTGGTCATCGGGATCCTCATGCTCGTCGCGCTCGTGTTCCCGGCCACCGACGTGGTCGCGCCCGACGCGGTGCACGACCCCACGAGGTCCGTCCTCGTGGCGTTCGCCGGGGCGATCTCCTCGGGCGCGGTGATGGTCACCGGCATCGAGCACCTCGCGTCGTCCGGTCCGTTCCACGCCCCTCCGCGCGGCGTCCGCGCGGGCCGCACCGTGCTTACCGCGGCCGCCGCCGCGAGCGTCGCCTTCCTGACCGTGATCTGGCTGGCGTGGCGGTTCCGCGTCACGGGCTGGGTGCAGGGCCCGGTGCTGCTCCAGGTGACCGAGAAGGTCACGGATCAGGCTCTCGCGGTCTGGATCGTCGGGCTGTCCGCAGCGGCGATCCTGTATTCGGCGGCCTTCGCCGTCTTCCGCCGCTTCTCCAACCTCGCCTCTCTGCTGGCGCGTGACGCTTACCTGCCGCGCCAGCTGTCCATGGCCAACGACCGGCTGGTCTTCCGCGGCGGCGTGCTGCTCGTCGCTGGAGCGTCCGCCCTCGTCGTGATCGCAGCGAACGCGAACCTGCTGGCGCTGGTCCACATGTACGTGATCGGCGTCTTCTCCTCGATCGTGCTCAGCCAGCTGGCGATGGTGCGGCACTTCGGCGAGGCGCTCACGCGCGAGGCCTCGCGCAGCAAGCGCCGCCGCCTCCAGGCACGGCGCACCCTGCACGGCACCGCCGTGGTGGTCGCCTCAGCCGTCCTGATCGTGGTGGCGGTCTTCAACTTCGTCGCCGGCGCGTGGATCGCGCTCGTCGCGATCGTCGGTCTCGTGGTGCTGATGCGGTCCATCAGCACCCACTACGCCCGCATGCGCGAGGACGTGAGGCTCACGCCTGACGACCGATCAGACGCGCTGCCCAGCTCCACGCACGGGGTGGTCCTGGTCGCCCAGCTGCACCGTCCGGCCATGCGCGCGCTCGCCGTGGCGAAGGCCGCCCGGCACGCGCGGCTCGAGGCGGTGGCCGTCGCGATCGACAGGACGGCCGCCGCCCAGCTCCAGCGCGAGTGGGGGAGGCGCCGCATGGGCATGCCGCTCATCGTCCTCGACTCCCCGTTCCGCGACCTCGTGGGACCCGTGCTGGAGTATGTCCGCTCGCTTCATCGCGAGAGCCCGCGCGACGTGGTCGTCGTCTATGTGCCCGAGTACGTCGTGGGCCGCTGGTGGGAGCGCTTCCTGCACAACAAGGCCTCGCAGAGGCTGCGGGATCAGCTGCTCAGCGTGCCGAACGTGGTCGTGTCGGCGGTGCCGTGGCAGCTGGAGTCCGCCCGCGTGCGGTCCGCTCAGGTGCGGGCCTCCCGCGCGGCCGAAGGGCAGGAGCAGTCGTGA
- the dxs gene encoding 1-deoxy-D-xylulose-5-phosphate synthase, producing the protein MLERIESPQDLRGLSYEELHGLAEEIRDFLVDSVSRTGGHLGPNLGVVELTLALHRVFESPHDSIVFDTGHQSYVHKLITGRHDFSDLRQRGGLSGYPSRAESAHDVVENSHASTAVSWAAGIARGRALRGESDRTTVAVIGDGALTGGMAWEALNSLADRSDRVVIVVNDNGRSYAPTIGGLARKLDGIRVDPRYERFLGWGKRTFENRGRFRTFTYQTVMHGKRALKGLLTEQGLFEDLGLKYIGPIDGHDQRHLELALRQAKDYGAPVLVHVLTQKGRGYEPAEQDVADRFHAVGPIHPETGLPIVPSRFGWTKVFADEMLRAGRERDDVVALTAAMLAPVGLQPFADEFPDRVIDVGIAEQHAVTSAAGLAFAGMHPVVAVYATFLNRAFDQLLMDVALHKAGVTFMLDRAGITGDDGASHNGMWDMALLRHVPGLRLAAPRDEATLRSAFRQALDVDDAPTVVRYPKGAVGDDVPALRRVEDIEILAELGEGPAQVVVLGVGAMAPTAIEVAGKLAAEGRTVLAATATWVRPVPDGLLEVLGDAELVVTVEDGLTDAGVGQEWAEFARLAGRTARWSHHGVPREFLDHASRAQVVERVGLNASAIAERAGALLA; encoded by the coding sequence GTGCTGGAGCGCATCGAGTCACCGCAGGACCTGCGGGGTCTCTCATACGAGGAGCTTCACGGCCTCGCCGAGGAGATCCGGGACTTCCTGGTCGACTCGGTCTCGCGCACCGGCGGACACCTGGGCCCCAACCTGGGCGTCGTCGAGCTCACGCTCGCGCTGCACCGGGTCTTCGAGTCGCCGCACGACAGCATCGTGTTCGACACGGGGCACCAGTCGTACGTGCACAAGCTGATCACCGGACGCCACGACTTCTCGGACCTGCGCCAGCGCGGGGGCCTGTCGGGCTACCCCTCCCGGGCCGAGAGCGCGCATGACGTCGTCGAGAACTCGCACGCATCGACCGCCGTGTCGTGGGCGGCGGGCATCGCGCGCGGCCGGGCGCTTCGCGGCGAGAGCGACCGCACCACGGTCGCCGTGATCGGCGATGGCGCGCTCACCGGCGGCATGGCCTGGGAGGCGCTCAACTCGCTTGCCGACCGGTCGGACCGCGTGGTGATCGTCGTCAATGACAACGGCCGCTCCTACGCGCCGACGATCGGCGGCCTCGCCCGCAAGCTCGACGGGATCCGCGTGGACCCGCGCTACGAGCGCTTCCTCGGCTGGGGCAAGCGCACCTTCGAGAATCGCGGCCGGTTCCGCACCTTCACCTATCAGACGGTGATGCACGGCAAGCGCGCGCTCAAGGGGCTGCTCACCGAGCAGGGTCTGTTCGAGGATCTGGGGCTGAAGTACATCGGTCCGATCGACGGCCACGACCAGCGTCACCTCGAGCTGGCGCTGCGGCAGGCGAAGGACTACGGCGCCCCCGTGCTCGTGCATGTGCTGACGCAGAAGGGCCGCGGCTACGAGCCCGCCGAGCAGGACGTCGCCGACCGCTTCCACGCCGTCGGCCCGATCCATCCTGAGACGGGGCTGCCGATCGTGCCCTCCCGCTTCGGATGGACGAAGGTCTTCGCGGACGAGATGCTGAGGGCCGGCAGGGAGCGTGACGATGTGGTGGCGCTCACCGCTGCCATGCTCGCGCCCGTCGGCCTGCAGCCCTTCGCCGACGAGTTCCCCGACCGCGTGATCGACGTCGGCATCGCGGAGCAGCATGCCGTCACCAGCGCCGCAGGCCTCGCGTTCGCCGGGATGCACCCCGTCGTGGCGGTGTACGCGACCTTCCTGAACCGCGCGTTCGATCAGCTGCTGATGGACGTCGCGCTTCACAAGGCGGGCGTGACCTTCATGCTCGACCGCGCGGGGATCACCGGAGACGACGGGGCGAGCCACAACGGCATGTGGGACATGGCGCTGCTGCGCCATGTCCCGGGCCTGAGACTGGCCGCGCCGCGTGACGAGGCGACGCTGCGCTCCGCGTTCAGGCAGGCGCTCGACGTCGACGACGCGCCCACCGTCGTGCGCTACCCGAAGGGGGCCGTCGGAGACGACGTTCCCGCGCTCCGTCGCGTGGAGGACATCGAGATCCTCGCCGAGCTCGGCGAGGGTCCGGCGCAGGTGGTCGTGCTGGGCGTAGGAGCCATGGCGCCCACGGCGATCGAGGTGGCCGGCAAGCTTGCGGCCGAAGGCCGGACCGTGCTCGCCGCGACTGCCACCTGGGTGCGACCCGTGCCCGACGGCCTCCTGGAGGTGCTCGGAGACGCCGAGCTCGTCGTGACCGTCGAGGACGGCCTCACCGACGCGGGCGTGGGCCAGGAGTGGGCCGAGTTCGCGCGGCTCGCCGGCCGCACCGCCCGGTGGTCCCACCACGGAGTGCCGCGGGAGTTCCTCGATCACGCCAGCCGTGCGCAGGTCGTGGAGCGCGTGGGCCTGAACGCCTCCGCGATCGCCGAGCGGGCCGGCGCGCTGCTCGCCTGA
- a CDS encoding class I SAM-dependent RNA methyltransferase, with protein MTSRIEVEVGAPAHGGHCVARYDGRAVFVRHALPGERVIVEVADDAPDARFWRGDTVEVLEASPDRVEHPWPEAAAGGIGGAELGHVSLPAQRRWKHAVLVEAFARFAGVPFAGQVNAAPGDDARGGLAYRTRVSATAGDDGRPTMTVPGTGERRSLVEMPLAVSEAETALLKARTEPGARIDVTATSTGEVVVTTTGREARRLWLHERVAYARGEVAYRVRASDFWQVHRAAPGVLVDAVMSRILPDGPVLDLYSGAGLLALPIARLGRPVVAVEAPDSGKAPPALAANLKARTEADAVGDDVRRYLTRSAPAREWDAATIVLDPPRSGAKARTIDAIAALGAPRIVYVACDPVALARDTALLRSHGYDLREADAFDLFPMTHHVETVASFDLR; from the coding sequence GTGACATCGAGGATCGAGGTCGAGGTCGGTGCGCCCGCCCACGGCGGCCACTGCGTGGCACGGTACGACGGGCGTGCGGTCTTCGTGCGCCATGCGCTGCCGGGGGAGAGGGTGATCGTCGAGGTCGCGGACGATGCGCCCGATGCCCGCTTCTGGCGCGGGGACACGGTCGAGGTGCTCGAGGCGTCTCCCGACCGCGTCGAGCATCCGTGGCCGGAGGCGGCCGCAGGAGGAATCGGCGGCGCGGAGCTGGGACATGTGTCGCTGCCCGCGCAGCGTCGTTGGAAGCACGCGGTGCTGGTCGAGGCGTTCGCACGCTTCGCTGGCGTCCCGTTCGCCGGTCAGGTGAACGCGGCTCCGGGCGACGACGCGCGCGGAGGCCTTGCGTACAGGACCCGGGTGAGCGCGACCGCAGGCGACGACGGCCGCCCCACGATGACCGTGCCCGGCACCGGGGAGCGCCGATCCCTCGTGGAGATGCCGCTCGCGGTGTCGGAGGCCGAGACGGCGCTCTTGAAGGCGCGAACCGAGCCCGGGGCGCGTATCGATGTCACCGCGACGTCGACCGGCGAGGTCGTGGTGACGACCACGGGCCGCGAGGCGCGCAGGCTGTGGTTGCATGAGCGTGTCGCGTACGCGCGCGGCGAGGTCGCATACCGCGTCCGTGCCTCCGATTTCTGGCAGGTTCATCGTGCCGCGCCAGGCGTGCTCGTGGACGCGGTGATGTCACGGATCCTGCCGGACGGACCGGTGCTCGACCTCTACTCCGGCGCGGGCCTGTTGGCGCTGCCGATCGCGCGGCTCGGCCGGCCTGTGGTCGCCGTCGAGGCGCCGGACTCAGGCAAGGCGCCCCCCGCGCTCGCTGCGAACCTCAAGGCGCGAACGGAGGCGGACGCGGTCGGGGACGATGTGCGCAGGTACCTGACCCGGAGCGCGCCCGCGCGCGAGTGGGACGCCGCGACGATCGTGCTCGACCCGCCGCGTTCCGGCGCCAAGGCGCGCACCATCGACGCCATCGCGGCGTTGGGCGCGCCGCGCATCGTGTACGTGGCGTGCGACCCTGTGGCGCTCGCCCGCGACACGGCACTGCTCAGGTCGCATGGTTACGACCTGCGCGAGGCCGACGCGTTCGACCTGTTCCCCATGACTCATCACGTCGAGACCGTGGCCTCGTTCGACCTTCGGTGA